ATTACTGCCTTAAAATTACCATGATTTGCCAAACTGCCTAACATGCCATAAATTGCCTTATTTGCCTTTAAAAGTTACAGGTGAGCTGGTGAGCTTCAAGATAAACCGATATAAATGTGGATATTGTGGTGCCTGTGTGGGAGTCTGCCCTAAGGGAGCACTCGAACTTATAGAGACATGGGTTGAAGTAGATGAAAGCACGTGTATTGCATGCGGAATATGCGATCGCATCTGCCCTGTAGGAGCAATTGAGGTAATGAAATGAAGGACAGATATGATGTTTTAGTAATAGGAGCAGGTCCTGCAGGTTCCATTGCTGCGAGAAACGCAGCTGAAAAAGGGCTTGATGTACTTCTAATTGAGAAACGCCAGGAGATAGGCGATCCTGTACGCTGTGCTGAAGGCGTGAACAAAGAATGTCTCAAGAAGCATGTGGAAATTGACAAAA
The Methanosarcina thermophila TM-1 genome window above contains:
- a CDS encoding 4Fe-4S binding protein, encoding MSFKINRYKCGYCGACVGVCPKGALELIETWVEVDESTCIACGICDRICPVGAIEVMK